Genomic segment of Eschrichtius robustus isolate mEscRob2 chromosome 7, mEscRob2.pri, whole genome shotgun sequence:
ctaaacatttaccagcacagtGCTGGACAGGGTATAATTGAATTCAGTGCTTTGGtaagaaatagataatattataaatttattatacTGTTATTCAGCTTTTGAAATAACCATGATGATGTGTAGAcattaactaagaaaaaaagaaggttgagttttaaaagccatttgctgtagcacaaaataattttaaatttgaagCCTTTGATATATGTCTGTTGTGTATGACAAATAGAATCATAATTTAGAGTTTGAAGAACACTTAAAATTAATCCAGACCAATCTGCCTTACAGATAGGAATTCTTTCTCTAGTATTAGTCCATCGTCTAGATTGTATTTAACTTATTCTAGAGACAGAATACCTGATAATGGCGTTGGAGAACTCTAAAAGTagagttcttttttatattgaggtaaactttgttttcttttaatttctaccAGTTGGTTCTGGTAACTGACTTCTGaagaaatatggaagcaaccaatcCTGTAGAGCAACCAATCTTCAGGTATAAAGGTAGCTGGGATGTTTCCATTTAGACCTTTTTGGGCAAGGAGTATACCTTTAGTTCCTTTAACCATACCTTGTGTTGTATATTTTCTAGACTTTGTAATCTAAGACTGTTGCCTTTCTAAACATCCACATCACTATCTTTTGGCTTTTATTGACTTTGTAGATGAAGTAAAAGccttcagatctttttttttttttctgtgcaaattatacattttattctgtgttgcttgattcttttttttttttattaacccaAAGCAGGtctttgtatttattcattcttagTCTTCATATTGCTTTCAGCACAGCATTTCAGATTATAGAAATGATATTAAAttgtaattttatcatttttgttatttattaatcCTGTCGATTTTGTGTCGGTTCACATTTGATAAATACTCAGTGTTCATTGTTTGCATCCAaattattgtttaaaatgttgaattttaaaGGGCAATGGGGACATAGTTCTCCGTTGCATAACGCTCTCTAAATTTGCTTCTACCCAttatcattactttttattgtgaGTCCACCTACCGGTTCTTAGTAGCCCATATTTTACCATCTTAACAGTTCATCATGATATGTTTTGTCAGATGTTTTGCTACCTGAGATCAAGATACACTGTGTCTATGGCATCCCCTCcaatgaaaaatatactttagtacttctatttttgaaaaatagatgttttaaaaagatttggCATGGCTAAATGTTGAAGTCATATTCTTccacaaatggaaagatagaaAATCCATGCAGAATGATGAGCTAGATAATAATTAAGACATCAAAAGAGAAAAGGGACAGGTGGATCACTGGAGACACTTGATGATCAGGGCCATGGTATATCCCTGGGCTGAAAAGAAAATAGCCTGGCCATGAAAGTGGGGCTTCTTCACTGAGGAAGTATTCTGATCAGGTGAAATTTTAGGGATCTGTAATAGAGTGGACAGGATTTGTTAGCCTTTCCCTCTTACTGTCTTTTTCCTTTGAAAGGTATGTGGTGAAATATTAACAGTGGGTGCTTCTGAGTGTATATGGGTGTTTCTTTGCTATGTGTAGGACCTTCTTATTCTCTTTGCTCTGGGCAAACTAGTATATACTTCACAGTATTATTTTGAAGATGAAAAGAATAACTCAGTATGAAATAGTCTAGTACATTTCCTTGTATTTTGTAGatagtaaataaagttttatttattaaccTTTGTTAAATTTTTTCTCCTTGTTAAATTCCATCGACCAACCACGGTAGAGGTTGTCAGGGAGTTACCGGTGGGTTGTCCCCTCACATTCCTTGGCCTCCACCCTCCTTTATCCTACCCAGACCTATTTTATTGCtactagaaggaagaaaaatttatAGTAGGTCATTTGATTAAATAGTGTTAATAGAATGATGACTTTCTCTTTCCCACTACCTGTTTCTTTCCTAAAAATCATAGTTCACAAGCAGCATCTTCTAGAAAGCAGTCCATGATTAGTTGTCTCATTTTCTAGCCCACATTCAAGTTACTCTCATTCATATGTTACTCTTAAAatcatatttatgtatatatatttatgttgaaCAAATGTGCTTTTAGGGGTTCTCCTTGAATGTATTCTTCAGTGTAAATTTTGAGCTCCTAAGATGGTTGTGTTTTATGAGTACCTGATAGCCTGtaatcacttttctcatctgttttaATTCAGCTGAAGACAAggctacatgttaaaaaaaagtagagagGACTTGGAAGGTAGAGGAAAGAGGCTATATGGATAAAATTCATGGGCTCATGAGTTATTTTGGAATTTACTCTCCTTAGTTGCTTACCTGATTGCATTAATTATTTTATGGcaggttttactttttttttaacttgagggTTTCTATAGGATGGATTAGTAGGCCCTCTACCTAGTCTTTAAAAATCTCTTGGCTCAACACATTGTAATTAGGTTTTGGTAATTgaatcattctctcttttttcttgcagATTGAGGTGGTGCCATGCAGCAAGAAGCAGAGAGATGCAGAGTTCGAGTCAGGAGGCCTGACATGGCGCTTTATGTACCCAAAGCTCGAAGGGGTATAGTAGTGCACAAATCAGGTGATGAGGGAAAAAGCTGTGGTCCACCTAACTCCAtggtgaaagaagaacaaaaggaagATTCTTTCTCTCAAAAGGAGATCATTAGAGAGAAGCCTGAGGCTCAAAGACTAAGTATTAATCCTGATAAAAAGGAGCACAATcgtagggaaggaaagaaagcttCAACAAAATTTAATAAAGATGCGTGGcttcaagaaagaaataaagataatgtTTGTACTAAGAGGGCAACCACAGAATCCAAAAAAGTATTATCCCAAGGACATCAGCAAAGAGTCCCAAATCCTGGGATTATACCTATCCTACCTTTACAAAGACATTTTAAACCAAAGAAGATAGAGTGTTTGGAGGTTGAAACCAGAGATGTGACAGAACAGGATGGGTTGCTTCAATCTCAGTCTTGTTCAGAAATCAGTAAGGCTCAGGTTCCAAACAAACCTTTCCAAAATGTGGAATTCTGTGATTTCAATAGGCATGAACTAAATGGGGAAACATTTGAAGATAGAAatttggaaagcagaatggaaacTGATGCCAGGGTTGCAGACATACTATCCCAATTTCCTGGAGATTTTAGTTCTGTGGTGAAACCTGAGAGTATGATTGCACCAGTAAAACCAAGCTCTGATTCTGGAATTGTACAGCAAGGCAAGCAGACAGCGGGTGGAATGCTGAAGCGCAGCAACGGGGGCATCACCACTGATTCTGTTCCTGGAAGTCCAGTTGGTATCATTGATCAGACTTGCATAGACTTGGATGCTGAGAATGTTGGTGATACAACGAACAGTACAGATTTCATCTTGGGTCAGAAAGGTGTAGATTCCATTCCTGAGACTATGGGTCACATCTCTCATCAGATGACTATAGTCAGCAAATTAGAGAGCACAAATGACATTTTTGATCCAACAATGATTAGGGAGTGTGAGGAGAATGACAGCACTGCTGATGAGTTATGTGTAAAGCGTGACTCTTCTGATACAGCTGTCCTTGCTCATGAAACATATACAAATAATGGGTCTAAGAGTGTAGGTGACATTACCAATAAGACATGTATGATGGACATTACAGATACCATATCTGATCAGATAACTGTACTTGCTGTTAGAGTAGCTCATGAGGCCTGTAGCAACACAAGTAGTTTCTCAGACTATTTAGAAATGACTGCAGATACAGCCCCTCTTCATGTAGCTAAAAGGGGGAATGACACTGAACATTTCAGCAACCTGCCTGCTTGCTCAGATATTTATGCTGAGAGTATTTCATCTAGGTTCACAGAGTCAACAGGAAAGTTGATAGAGAGCTTGTCAGATTGTGCTTCCTCCTTACCTATAAAGAAGATTGCTGGTAGTAATTGTAACACTTTTTTGGACTCTGAACTCAGTATGTTAAATGGGACAGAAGTATTTTCAGATGGTGCCTTGGGCAGTCATCAAGATTGTACTGGTGATATAACAGAGGCATTGCATGAACTTAAAACTGCTGAAGAGTTCAAAACAAAAGAAGATGGTTCAGAGACTATAGAATTTGGTGTAACCTTTCCTGATATAGAATCAGTATCTGTGGAAACATCCATGGAATTGAAAGCAACTGATGTGTCTCACACAGAAGCAAGTGCTGCTACTGAGGAGAGCTGGGAGTCTATGTTTAATGATGATGGTGACTGCCTGGACCCACGTCTTCTACAAGAGGTATGTTTTAGTGGAAATTGCTTGGCTCTTAGGTAGTTCATCAATTCATAGGACCTAGGATTTTGGGGGTAGTTTTGATAGACATATTTGTACATTCACACACATTACATCCAATGTAACAGTTCTGCAACGggctgttgggttggccaaaaagttcgttcgggcctttccataacatcttacggaaaaacctgaacgaactttttggccaacccagtaataGGATTgtagaatgagaaaagaatatCTGCTAGATCTTTAAGAAACAAAGCATACAGTGTTGAACTACATCTATTATAGCCAAATCCTGAGAGATCTTACTGAATAGGTTAAAGATGAATTTAATGGATTCTGGCTAACTGTTGAGAAAATACAGAGGGAAACTTCTTCCAAAGGGCTTTTCTGTGTTGATAAGATGTATTTTACACTGGCCTATTTGAGGGGAGAAGAATAATgtattattcatatttattttatttttccagcagaTGTTGGAATGATGTTCGACACtatagagggaagggaagggtgtAATAAAGGAAGGTATGATTGTTTTTTTAAGGAGTTTGTGCTGAGTTGAAGAGTAAATGATTGTTGAATATGCTGGCTAGTTAGAGTTCATAAATACAAAATGTTGGATTTGAAGGCATCTTAGAAATTATTTAGttcaattttttcattttcttagtttaGACGTTCCCTCCTCCAGCATTTAAATTCCTTACCATAAATAAGAATCATTGGTTTTGAATAGTAGAATCATTCCCCCTTTTATTCCTTATACCTTTGcccagaaggggaaaaaatgattttCCCTATAAAATCTCCAGTTTTGTAAATGGAGAAATTGAAGGTTAATGGTTGTATCTTTAAGAAAAGCAGAATCAGGATTTCAATCTACTTCTGTCTTAATCCAGTATTTATGTTCTTTCTACCAGACCACTTCCTCCCCTATAAAATAGTTTTGTTTGAGTGACTCCATAGAGCCTTTTAAATACTAAGTGATGAGTCTTTTGATTCTGAGAGTTGAACCAGAAGTACGGAAAAATGTTCACAAGCATGTATAAAAGAGACATGTGAGACTGAAGAGGGCAGCCCATTGGACAGAATTGACTTTCCAGTACCAAGCACTTCCTCCTTATTCTTAGGAGGTGTCTGCATGCTCATTTGTACCACAGTTAGTACTTCCTATGGTCAAGTCAGGAGACAGCAGGtcttaaacatttcttaaaaGAATATAGAGCAGAAGGCACCTACAAATTAACATTCATGAATCCTTTGAAATTGCATGCACACTTTTATATGTAAGTGCAGTCTTTCATAACttttatcagattctcaaaggtgATAGTTCCCCAAAgtatggtccctggaccagcagcgtaAGCAGCACCTGGGgacttgttggaaatgcagactcTTCAGCCAAGCTGTCTTTATGTTTACGAGACTTTCAAGTGATCCTGATGCACATAAAGTGAGAATCACTGCTGAAAGACAACATACAAACTTATATCAAGATGTGAGTGTGGTAACCAGAAGTGGCTGTCAGCTCATAATTAGAAAGCAAAACACTGTTCAGCAGAGGTTTTAGACCCAAATCAGGCTAAGATGTACTAATAATATGGTAAGTTAGGTGAATATAGAGAAGTTATTAAGGATCCGAGCATTGGGAGAAGGCCTTAGTctggggaaggaagcagtgttctTAGGAGTTGGCAAAGGGACTGCTTAAGAGGGTACGAGAGCACAGGTGTACATGGGAGAGAAGAAACAGCTTCCTACAAAAGAAGGGCATGGGACACAGGGCCTTTTGTACATGGTAGAcctagtaaatatttactgaatggatGTAGGCAGTAGGGTAGAGTTGCTTTCTGCCTTTTTAGGTTAGCCTCCAGGAGCTTTCAAAACATCATTGCTGCTGGAACTTGGATTCTGTGTGGTAGCTTAGGGATATGGCTTCTGTATTGGCGGGAGGGAGGTTTAGGTGTGCAACTCTGTTGTTCAGCTCTTAACACTGTTTAGGTGCAAAAGAATTTAGGCAACTGAGTCTTTTGAGGAGCATAGTAATATAGCCAAAGAGGACACTAGCCTGACCTAAAGCTGGGAATGGCAGGAAAACGGAGCAGGTAGTGTTTTAAGCTGAAGACAGCCAGTGACAGGGTATTGCACTTGGATATCTTCTGAGGTGTTTGGTAGGGATTGGGGTCTGTGTTGAGGCATGAAGATAGATGAGAGCAAGAAAGAAGTTGGATTGAGAATGCAAGTAGTGGATCCAACTCCAAGCTATTGCCTCCTGTGCTCTGGGTTTTAGaagatgtaataataataatgttattaaaagATGTCACAAATCCAAGAACATTAATAGCCCTTTGGTGACTGTTACtcctaatttattatttatactgTTCCAAATGTACGTTATTAAAGGCTAAACCAGAGTGTCTGCCTACCTTGAAAACTTTCCAACCAAAGATTTTTGGCTCTTTTCCCAGCTGGCCTATTTCTTTGTTGACAATGGCTAGCCACAGAGGTATACCTAGTACTTCTAATAGGCAGGGAAGTATGCGCTAGAGCAGGGTGTGGTAGCCATTGGCATGTGAAGCAGTTTTCTATGACATTTGAACTTCTAAAACTGCCTGAAGGGGTTAGGTCATTGTTGAGCTCCCAGAACTGCAACTCTTGGTGAGTCTCCAAAGATTACACATCTCCTAAAACCGTGGTATGGGATGCCCAGAAATTGAAGTTGATAATTGATAAAGAAAAGGATGTTGGCATGACTTCTTTTAACCCTTTGAGATCTTGGTACCAGCACACAGGAATTATTGTTGTCTGGATAAAACTTCCTCTGATGCCTCCTGTACTGATCAGCAAACCTATTGGTAGGAGGGTTAGTAAGATACCAGCAGCATAACATTGATGTTGATAGACACTGACATCTGGTCCCTTCACTGGCCATTTCTGGTCCTGATGTGTGTTTTTAGGTAGCGGTAAATATTTAGGTAGGAGTTTCCTTTTGTTATAGAAGGTTGCTAACAATGTATGaccatggaaaagagaaaaaggaacaccaTTCATTCCCAAACCATCTTCCTTCTGTGTGTGCCTACTCATGTTCATACTTCATCAGTGGTATCTTTCCATCTAGTCTTCCCAATCATGCTGGGAAGATGAGGAAATCCAGATGTGTCTCCCCGGCTTTCTCAGTCTTCCCCTTGACTAAAATTTAATCGACTAGTGTTTTCACTGTTCAGTCTGCATAGCATCTTCCCGAGAATGCCAGCATCAGTTTGCCATATTAACCTTTCTGTACTGTCTAAATAGGAGCCAGGTCCAAGTTGGTTCAGGATATTCACTTGGTCCCTGCCCATATATTCATGTACCGTACGTTACTATTCATTAGAGGAAACTAGAGCTCTCAAATGTGTCCTCTGGCACTGGGGTCAGTAAGTGATCATCTGACATGCTTCATTAttgtagctttcttttttcttatttccttttgttttccttttctgcatTCGTATTCACTTTTGCGCTTTCTTCTCTTTTACTATGCCTTAATCCAAAGCTATGGCCATGGATTTCTCTCACTGATGATAATCAGTGATATTGAGATGTTGCTGATACCTATTCTAGAgaaatcttttttaaagatttatttattatttatttatttaatttatttttggctgcatcaggtcttagttacaGCACATGAGATATtcactgaggcatgcgggatctttccttgtggtgcgtgggctctttgttgcagggcgtgggcttctctctagttgtggcatgtgggttttctcttctctagttgtggcacgcaggctccagggtgcatgtgctctgtagtttgtggcacgcagatTCCAGAGCGAGTGGGCTGTGaactttgcggcatgtgggctctagttgaggcgcgcgagctcagtagttgtggcacgcgggcttagttgcccggcggcatgtgggatcttagttccctgaccagggattgaatccgcatCGAACCTGCATTATAAGGCaggttctttaccactggaccaccagggaagtccctagaggaaTCTTTAGATGGCCACCTTGAATGGCATTCTACTCATTCTGTGTTAATAAATTTTATGAAGTCAAAGTTTGCATTTCTGGCCTTGGTTTCTTGATAAGGTCAGTGGAGGCATAGCCTAGATATATTAGATAATTTCTTTTGCAGATAGGGAACACCACTGAAGACATTATCTActcttatatttaatatataaaatgttatgtaaagcaactatactccaataaaaattaattttaaaaaaagttagagTTTAAAAGTCTGAATTTATCCTTCTGCTGTTATAAAGGATTTATGCCCAAAGCAGTATAGAAAAGGGATGGAAGCCATaacttatgctgtatattatacaCTGtagttttattatcttttaaggGAACTCTTTTTGGATGTGTTTGAACTTAGGtcatgaaaaatttgaaaaggcttgaagtacttttaaaaaaaaatagtgttattTCCCTATTTGCCAAAGATAGGAAGTTAAATGggtaaaacattttaattctagcttttgatttgttCACATTACCATGGACAAAcatgaaaaatttattttcttcagtatCTACTGAAGAGTAGAAACTGAGTTAGTAAGCAGTTAAGTAGCTACAGGATAACAgtggaagagaaaatagaaacaaaaggtTTGAATAACCTAACCTACATAATTGAGAATTAGCTATATGGGTTAATTCTGTGAGTAATTATGTAAATAGACTTGGTGATATTTGAAGCAACCGCAGTAATGTTATACCATTAACTCCTGGTCAAGTCTCTGTTGTCCATGTCCCTGTAACCTCCTGATATCCCCAATATTTAAATTTGTTATAGCCACAACTATAGTTTAAAGTGGTTTATTACGTTTAATTAAAAGTACCTACGGAAGTATTCTTATTCCTGCCTTCCAAGATCAGAGGCAGGATTATAACATAGGCCTTGAACAATAAGGACTAGGACCTGGAACTTTAACCTAAGAGAGAAAActgtacatctttttttaaaaagtggaatgtTAGCATTGAAAGGGACCTATAACATAATGTTTTATGTTTACCTCTTGCTTTATAGATAAGGCAAATAAGGCCCAGAAAGGTTGTTACTGACCTAGCTAAGGTTAGTGCCAGAGTTGGCACTAGAATCCCAGTCTCCTGGGATTCTAGGTTTCTAACCCTGGGCTCTTTCCATGACAGTAAGCCTTTGCCTCTACCTAAAGCTCTCAGCCAATCAACAGACATTGTACAGCTATACTGTGCCCAGCTCTGATATTGGTGATACGAGGGATAAAAGAGAAGGATAAGAATGTTTGAGGAGTTTATAGTCTTGTGGAGCTGATGAAACTTATTCTCAGAAAtgtctagaaaaaaataaagaagtattcTATCTCACTGAATTGAAAATGCTGTTGATTGTGAAATATATCATTATTTTATGTATCActaagaaagaaattaaactttTACACAATGCTTACCCTTtagaatttttactttatacataCTGAAAGAGCTCTTAATTAGACATAAATTTTTTATCACATATCATTTCttacataaagaaaatgtgaaagaaattgGTTCTCGTTTCCTAAAACTTTGTGTTTATAGTCCAACTCTTtctaatgatttctttttttctctttgaattagaacccaagtgttccttttttttctttttttttaaatttaattttatttatttgtttttttggctgcgtcgggtgttagttgcagcacgtgggatctccatttgaggcacgtgggatctttcattgtggagcacaggcttctctttagttgtgatgtgcaggttttctcttctctacgtgtggcacgcaggctccagggcacatgggctctgtagtttgtggcacctgggctctctagttgaggcatgcgagctcagtagttgtggcgtgcgggcttagctgccccatggCAGGTGGgaacctagttccccgaccagggatcgaatccgtgtcccctgcattggaaggtggattctttaccactggaacaccagggaagtcctaataatTTTTTGACTCAGTCATTGATACTGATGTCGTTCCATCCTGTTACCATCTTCTGTGCCATCAAGAACTTTGATGATACAGCATTTCttaaaagaatacataaaagGAGCAAAAATCATTGTTGCTCGATTCTTAAGCCATCTTTGCACTTATATAGGGCTATTcttatattcagattttcttcCACCCTACTGACCACCCTTTCTGCAAATTTTAGTACTGGTGCTTGTGGTACTCATTCATATGCAGACAAGCAGTGACAATATGCATGATTAAGATGCATACTGATGTTGGAGATGTTAAAATGTGCAtcttagaattgatgaaataCGGTATATATCCAACTGCCAAGGGTTATGTTATGGTAGTATAGGGAATGGAGAAACCATCAAAATGGAGTCAATAGGGAACGCTTCAAGAGGTGATAAAGATTGAAGCTGGGTCTTAAAAGAGAAGGATCAGGAGCAGACAAGGCATTCCAGGATGTGAGAGCTTGTAAAAAATATGGAATGTTCCCAGGTTTAGGTCCTGAATTTGTCACTATCAGAAGTTTAGATgatctattttgaaattttgtttttgttgttgttgttttccttttataatttattaaattggATTTTCTGCATGATTTATATAACCAGAACAATTAAAGTTTATTggcaaagggaaattaaaaaagtgtcatttttccccccaaatttcagAATGCCATccagaatcatttaaaaaaatatatgttgcaTAAATCAAATTCTTATTGATGGAGGCTCTATGTAGAATCAGTCTTGATAAGCATGCATTTGGACAAAGTAATTAACTTGGGGCCTGTGCATtttattcattccacaagtaTTTTTTGAATGCCTAGTTTGTGCAAGATAGTGTGTGCAGGGGGGGAATATAGGGATAAATATGACATGTCCCTTGTAGTTGAATTACAGAATCAGAATATTGATGAGGAGACTGAAACTCCAGCCTTTCTTTCCAGCCTTACtccctgtattagtttgctaaggctgccagAGCATATAGTACCCTAGACTGACTATGGCAAAGTAccacataaatttgttttctcacaattctggaggctagaagtccaagatcaaggtggcagCAAGGATTAGAgtcttctgaggtctctctccttggtttgtagatggccatcttctccctgtgtctttacatggtctttcctctgtgtctgtgtccaaatttcctctttttatagagATACCACTCAGATTAGGGTCTACCCTATTTTAACTTAATACCTGTTTAAAGGCattatctctaaatacagtcatattctaaGGTACTGGGGTTTATGGCTTTAACTCatgaattttgagaggacacaATTAAGCCCAAAGCACTCCCCCAAGCCCTCACATTATTTAGTGTAACCACACTGAACTCTTTAATGAATACCACACTCCTTGCATGCCTTTGCACACTTCTGCCTATGGTACTTTTCTCTGTATATACAATTTCTTTACTTGGGCAGTGAAGGAAACAAAGTTCATTCCCCTCTACCCACTGGTAATACCTTCTTCATTCTTATAACTTTATTACATATTAAAATTCTTTGTTCAAGTTCTTTCTCTAATGTTATGTTCAACATACATTAAATGTTTGTTGGTTAGGTGGTCAGGTTGAGGTTGGAGGAAGAGACTGGTCTTATTAATATAGGGTGTTATACAGTGAGTACTGTAAAAGTAGTGCAGATGAGGTAATTGCTGTAGAAGTCTAGAGGAAGAATCAGATTATACATGTGACCA
This window contains:
- the R3HCC1L gene encoding coiled-coil domain-containing protein R3HCC1L, which gives rise to MQQEAERCRVRVRRPDMALYVPKARRGIVVHKSGDEGKSCGPPNSMVKEEQKEDSFSQKEIIREKPEAQRLSINPDKKEHNRREGKKASTKFNKDAWLQERNKDNVCTKRATTESKKVLSQGHQQRVPNPGIIPILPLQRHFKPKKIECLEVETRDVTEQDGLLQSQSCSEISKAQVPNKPFQNVEFCDFNRHELNGETFEDRNLESRMETDARVADILSQFPGDFSSVVKPESMIAPVKPSSDSGIVQQGKQTAGGMLKRSNGGITTDSVPGSPVGIIDQTCIDLDAENVGDTTNSTDFILGQKGVDSIPETMGHISHQMTIVSKLESTNDIFDPTMIRECEENDSTADELCVKRDSSDTAVLAHETYTNNGSKSVGDITNKTCMMDITDTISDQITVLAVRVAHEACSNTSSFSDYLEMTADTAPLHVAKRGNDTEHFSNLPACSDIYAESISSRFTESTGKLIESLSDCASSLPIKKIAGSNCNTFLDSELSMLNGTEVFSDGALGSHQDCTGDITEALHELKTAEEFKTKEDGSETIEFGVTFPDIESVSVETSMELKATDVSHTEASAATEESWESMFNDDGDCLDPRLLQELSGDMKNRESIQEPIFDYYNHEVPDIDLSDCEFPHVIEIYDFPQEFRTEDLLRIFCTYQKKGFDIKWVDDTHALGVFSSPITARDALGSKHTMVKIRPLSQATRAAKAKARAYAEFLQPAKERPETSAALARRLVISALGVRSKQSKTEREAELKKLQEARERKQLEAKQREDIWEGRDQSAV